A part of Microbulbifer sp. MI-G genomic DNA contains:
- a CDS encoding DMT family transporter: MAWFYLILAGLCEIGWVLGLKISQDHTTRLLGILMAAVFIGASGLLLWLAQREIPIGTSYAVWTGIGAAGAFLVGILFFGDPASLSRYLGVLLIILGVITLKLAH; encoded by the coding sequence TGATACTGGCGGGCCTGTGTGAAATCGGCTGGGTCCTCGGACTAAAGATTTCCCAGGACCACACCACGCGCCTTTTGGGCATCCTGATGGCCGCGGTCTTTATTGGGGCCAGCGGATTGCTGCTGTGGCTGGCGCAACGGGAGATACCCATCGGCACCTCCTACGCGGTCTGGACCGGTATCGGCGCCGCCGGGGCATTCCTGGTAGGTATTCTCTTTTTTGGGGACCCCGCCAGTTTGAGCCGCTACCTCGGTGTGTTGCTGATTATACTTGGGGTGATCACGTTAAAGCTGGCGCACTAG